The Dyella caseinilytica genome has a window encoding:
- a CDS encoding IclR family transcriptional regulator yields MSVDDVIRVKHERRYAVPALEKGLGLLRMLGEHRGELSFSDICQRTTMPKASVYRAVQTLEEMGFLARGTSGGYALGISVLRLGFDYLSSMDIVQIGQPVIHRLRDNTDCSSHLCVRDGRDVVYVARVAASGEIGAGVSIGSRLPAHCTAIGRVLLMDLPRSELERLYTEAVFAETSEAGPKTPQQLFDLLDGDREQGYAISESFYQPGISAVAYPLRNRSGDVVASVNVMAPRHNLPDKLKASLRQEVAQAADEIESYLQVTR; encoded by the coding sequence ATGTCCGTCGACGATGTAATCCGCGTGAAACACGAAAGACGCTACGCCGTGCCCGCGCTGGAAAAGGGGCTCGGCTTACTGCGCATGCTCGGCGAACATCGTGGCGAGCTGAGCTTCAGCGATATCTGCCAGCGCACAACGATGCCAAAGGCGTCGGTTTATCGCGCCGTGCAGACGCTGGAGGAGATGGGTTTCCTGGCGCGTGGCACCTCGGGTGGCTATGCGCTTGGCATCAGCGTGCTCCGGCTGGGCTTCGACTATTTGTCGTCGATGGACATCGTGCAGATCGGCCAGCCCGTGATTCATCGGCTGCGCGACAACACGGACTGCTCCTCGCACTTGTGCGTGCGGGATGGACGCGACGTGGTGTATGTGGCCAGGGTTGCCGCTTCCGGCGAAATCGGTGCGGGTGTCAGCATCGGTTCACGATTGCCAGCGCATTGCACGGCAATCGGCAGGGTATTGCTCATGGATTTGCCGCGTTCAGAGCTGGAGCGGCTCTATACGGAGGCAGTGTTCGCTGAGACCTCCGAGGCTGGGCCGAAAACACCGCAACAATTGTTTGACTTGCTGGATGGCGACCGCGAGCAGGGCTACGCGATCAGCGAATCTTTTTACCAGCCGGGCATCTCGGCGGTGGCTTATCCCCTGCGTAACCGCAGCGGTGATGTCGTTGCCTCCGTCAACGTAATGGCTCCCCGGCATAACTTGCCGGACAAGTTGAAAGCATCGCTACGGCAAGAGGTGGCGCAGGCGGCCGACGAAATCGAGAGCTACCTGCAAGTTACGCGCTGA
- a CDS encoding recombinase-like helix-turn-helix domain-containing protein, whose translation MTQQAFNTYLKTWQRQTPVSTPGAGSIEAVGQWENMVWQTRAREPSEYEQQLVEALEQVFGQGALELSDVVARLNALGMHDHSGHAWTESSFCSAMASLGY comes from the coding sequence ATGACGCAGCAAGCATTCAATACGTATCTCAAAACTTGGCAGCGCCAGACGCCAGTGTCGACGCCAGGTGCCGGTTCGATCGAAGCCGTCGGTCAATGGGAAAACATGGTCTGGCAGACCCGTGCACGCGAACCCAGCGAATACGAGCAGCAGCTTGTCGAGGCGCTGGAGCAAGTATTCGGACAAGGTGCGTTGGAACTGAGCGACGTAGTCGCACGACTCAATGCACTCGGCATGCACGATCACAGTGGCCACGCATGGACGGAAAGCTCGTTCTGCTCGGCCATGGCAAGCCTTGGCTACTGA
- a CDS encoding SDR family oxidoreductase — translation MSSRTRVLAGRKVLITGAARGLGQSFALAAARAGAKVVVADILDTQETLVHLRDEGLHADAVTIDLNDPGAIDQAVDEAARKMGGLDGLVNNAAIATGIGGPTMEMLSLETWDRVMQVNVRGTWLVSRAALPYLRQANHGKIVMVASDTALWGAPRLMAYVASKGAVLAMTRAMAREVGKDGICVNAIAPGLTQCEATEYVPEERHRLYEDGRAIARAQVPTDIDGTVLYLLSSLSDFVTGQTLPVNGGFVFN, via the coding sequence ATGAGCTCGCGAACCCGCGTACTGGCCGGGCGTAAGGTGCTAATTACCGGCGCTGCGCGTGGATTGGGGCAAAGCTTCGCGTTGGCTGCAGCGAGAGCCGGGGCGAAGGTTGTTGTCGCCGACATACTCGATACACAGGAGACACTGGTACATCTGCGTGACGAAGGATTGCACGCCGATGCAGTGACGATCGATCTTAACGATCCCGGCGCGATCGATCAGGCTGTCGATGAAGCGGCACGCAAGATGGGCGGCCTGGATGGCCTGGTCAACAATGCGGCGATTGCGACCGGCATCGGTGGGCCGACCATGGAGATGCTGAGCCTGGAAACCTGGGACCGTGTCATGCAAGTCAACGTTCGTGGCACCTGGTTGGTCAGCCGAGCAGCATTGCCGTACTTACGCCAAGCCAACCACGGCAAGATCGTGATGGTGGCCTCCGACACAGCCCTATGGGGCGCGCCGCGTTTGATGGCCTACGTCGCTAGCAAGGGCGCAGTGCTCGCCATGACGCGCGCGATGGCTCGCGAGGTCGGTAAGGACGGTATTTGCGTCAACGCCATTGCGCCAGGACTCACGCAGTGCGAGGCGACCGAATATGTGCCCGAAGAACGCCACCGTCTCTACGAAGACGGGCGTGCCATCGCACGTGCGCAGGTTCCCACGGACATCGATGGCACCGTGCTCTATCTGTTGTCGTCGCTGTCCGATTTCGTGACAGGTCAAACTCTGCCGGTCAACGGCGGCTTCGTCTTCAATTAA
- a CDS encoding Rieske (2Fe-2S) protein, translating into MSWETICSRSQVREEYPFGVKVAGKEIGVFLVDGDYFAIENVCPHAYALLSQGFVEDGKVECPLHEAVFDIRSGRCLREPGGRDLLTYPLRLHGDDVQIDTAALQAKEEAAA; encoded by the coding sequence ATGAGTTGGGAGACGATTTGCAGCAGATCGCAAGTGCGTGAGGAATACCCATTTGGCGTGAAAGTCGCTGGTAAAGAAATCGGTGTTTTCCTGGTCGATGGTGATTATTTCGCTATCGAAAACGTTTGCCCGCATGCCTACGCCCTGTTGAGCCAAGGCTTCGTGGAAGATGGCAAGGTCGAGTGCCCGTTGCACGAGGCCGTATTCGACATCCGCAGCGGTCGCTGTCTACGCGAACCAGGTGGACGGGATCTGCTGACCTATCCATTGCGTTTGCACGGCGATGATGTGCAGATCGATACCGCCGCATTGCAAGCCAAGGAAGAGGCAGCCGCATGA
- a CDS encoding flavohemoglobin expression-modulating QEGLA motif protein yields the protein MSTPVEAIPAGLEPYAVLDKRLLAAVRGINILATVSWPASLEDRMIEEYGKGQYALPEVSYKTPDLSEVRKELAAIESEAGNDDPLGDYLRRTAESWRIAAEMLEAVGTEGVTAPSIQLYGKPGDAIPGSDRSNLDAARYFVELSDELGADLHDDDITANISSEVLRADLAKVLDDFFGTGKIAVEIDNDLTAKAAAGATRIRLRGGTRFSQYDRHQLLNHEAYVHSLTALNGREQPLLASLARTSPRVTATQEGLAVFAELMSGAIDIARLKRISLRILAIDMALNGADFVEVYRFFNRCGQSVGDSFHSAQRVFRGVPLTGGAAFAKDNVYLSGLLDVHTFFRWALKERRLDLLRYLFAGKLTLHDVMSLEPHFISGVLAAPRWLPPWMQHVHGLAGKLAFSLFINRIRMSKVEAESLSIGV from the coding sequence ATGAGCACACCAGTCGAAGCGATTCCTGCCGGCCTGGAACCCTACGCCGTACTCGACAAACGCCTGCTGGCGGCGGTGCGCGGCATCAACATCCTCGCCACCGTGAGCTGGCCGGCATCGCTGGAAGACCGGATGATCGAGGAGTACGGCAAGGGTCAATACGCCTTGCCCGAAGTCAGCTACAAAACGCCTGATCTTTCAGAGGTGCGCAAGGAACTAGCCGCCATCGAAAGCGAGGCGGGCAACGACGATCCACTGGGTGACTACCTGCGCCGTACCGCGGAGTCCTGGCGGATTGCCGCGGAGATGCTGGAAGCCGTCGGCACCGAAGGCGTCACCGCGCCCTCCATCCAGTTGTATGGCAAGCCTGGCGATGCGATACCCGGCAGCGATCGCAGCAACCTGGACGCGGCGCGTTACTTCGTGGAGCTGTCCGACGAGCTTGGTGCAGACCTGCACGACGATGACATCACCGCCAACATCTCTTCCGAAGTGTTGCGCGCCGATCTGGCCAAGGTGTTGGATGACTTCTTCGGTACGGGCAAGATCGCGGTTGAAATCGATAACGATCTCACCGCCAAGGCAGCGGCAGGCGCGACGCGTATCCGGCTGCGCGGTGGCACGCGCTTCAGCCAGTACGACCGACACCAGTTGCTCAATCACGAAGCCTACGTGCATTCGCTCACAGCCCTGAATGGACGCGAACAGCCGCTGCTGGCCTCGCTGGCACGGACCTCGCCGCGCGTCACCGCCACGCAGGAGGGCCTGGCGGTGTTTGCCGAGCTGATGTCGGGTGCGATCGATATCGCCCGGCTCAAGCGCATCAGCTTGCGTATTCTTGCCATCGACATGGCACTCAATGGTGCGGACTTCGTCGAGGTCTATCGCTTCTTCAATCGGTGTGGGCAGTCGGTCGGGGACAGCTTCCATTCCGCGCAACGCGTGTTTCGTGGTGTACCGCTGACCGGTGGTGCAGCCTTCGCCAAGGACAACGTTTACCTGTCCGGCCTGCTGGATGTGCATACCTTCTTCCGCTGGGCACTGAAGGAGCGGCGCCTGGATCTATTGCGCTATCTGTTCGCCGGCAAGCTGACCTTGCACGATGTCATGAGCCTGGAGCCGCATTTCATCTCCGGCGTGCTGGCTGCGCCCCGCTGGCTGCCGCCGTGGATGCAGCACGTTCACGGGCTGGCTGGGAAGTTGGCGTTTTCGTTGTTTATCAACCGCATCCGCATGTCGAAGGTGGAAGCGGAGTCGCTGTCCATCGGCGTGTAG
- a CDS encoding NADP-dependent malic enzyme: MAHSDDFRKAALDYHRLPRPGKIKVSPTTSLITQRDLSLAYSPGVAYACEAIVEDPQSASEYTARSNLVAVITNGTAVLGLGDIGPLAGKPVMEGKGVLFQKFAGIDVFDIELAERDPDKLVDIIAAMEPTFGGINLEDIKAPECFIVERKLRERMKIPVFHDDQHGTAIIVGAAIVNALKVVGKNIEDVKLATAGAGAAGIACLDMLVALGLKPEHILAFDREGVLYTGRDQMDPDKQRYARDTKARTLAEIVEGADIFLGLSAGGVLKPEMVASMADKPIILALANPNPEILPEDAKKVRPDCIIATGRSDYPNQVNNALCFPYIFRGALDVGATGINEAMKLACVHAIAALAQMESGDLASAYAGDPPTFGAEYLIPRPFDPRLLVMLAPAVAVAAMESGVATRPITDMNAYIEKLAQFIYRTGYIMKPIYERARTDRKRVVYAEGEEETVLRAVQTVIDEKLAYPILIGRPDVIETRIQRMGLRMRAGVDFELTNINDDPRFNEYWQHYHALTERRGVSPAAAKNLLRSRPTLIAAIMVERGEADAMISGLVGRYHKKLGYIRSVFGLDPGVSCTSAMSGVINDKGTWFFLDTHVQCDPSAEQIAEATLQATYRLKLFGIEPKVALLSHSNYGSHENASAAKMREVYKILKARAPKLEVDGEMQADTAWDEALRQRIFPNTTLSGRANLYVMPNLDAANIAYNLVRVMTDGVAIGPILMGVDKPAHILTPSSTVRRVVNMTAIAAVDAQIRGQLEKD; the protein is encoded by the coding sequence ATGGCCCATTCTGACGACTTCCGCAAAGCCGCACTCGACTACCACCGCCTGCCGCGCCCCGGCAAGATCAAGGTCTCGCCGACCACCTCGCTGATCACCCAGCGTGATCTGTCGCTGGCGTACTCGCCGGGTGTGGCCTATGCCTGCGAGGCGATCGTGGAAGATCCGCAGAGCGCCAGCGAATACACCGCGCGCTCCAATCTGGTGGCGGTGATCACCAACGGCACCGCGGTGCTGGGCCTGGGTGACATCGGTCCGCTGGCCGGCAAGCCGGTGATGGAAGGCAAGGGCGTGTTGTTCCAGAAGTTCGCCGGTATCGACGTGTTCGATATCGAACTGGCCGAGCGCGATCCGGACAAGCTGGTGGACATCATCGCCGCGATGGAGCCCACCTTCGGCGGTATCAACCTGGAAGACATCAAGGCGCCGGAGTGCTTCATCGTCGAGCGCAAGCTGCGCGAGCGGATGAAGATCCCGGTTTTCCACGATGATCAGCACGGCACCGCGATCATCGTTGGCGCCGCCATCGTCAATGCGCTCAAAGTGGTCGGCAAGAACATCGAAGACGTGAAGCTGGCCACAGCCGGTGCCGGTGCAGCAGGCATTGCCTGTCTGGACATGTTGGTCGCGCTGGGCTTGAAGCCTGAGCACATCCTGGCGTTCGATCGCGAAGGTGTGCTCTACACCGGTCGCGATCAGATGGATCCGGACAAGCAGCGCTATGCGCGCGACACCAAGGCGCGCACGCTGGCTGAAATCGTTGAAGGTGCGGACATCTTCCTGGGTCTGTCGGCCGGAGGCGTGCTCAAGCCAGAGATGGTTGCGAGCATGGCGGACAAGCCGATCATCCTCGCCCTGGCCAATCCCAACCCCGAAATCCTGCCGGAAGACGCCAAGAAGGTTCGCCCGGATTGCATCATCGCCACCGGCCGCTCGGATTACCCGAACCAGGTCAATAACGCGCTGTGCTTCCCCTACATCTTCCGCGGTGCGCTGGATGTAGGCGCTACCGGCATCAATGAAGCCATGAAGCTGGCTTGCGTGCACGCCATCGCCGCGCTGGCCCAGATGGAGTCCGGCGATCTTGCCAGCGCATACGCCGGCGACCCGCCGACCTTCGGTGCGGAGTACCTGATTCCGCGTCCATTTGATCCGCGCCTGCTGGTGATGCTGGCTCCGGCCGTTGCCGTGGCCGCGATGGAGTCGGGCGTGGCTACGCGTCCGATCACGGACATGAACGCGTACATCGAGAAGCTGGCGCAGTTCATTTACCGCACCGGCTACATCATGAAGCCGATCTACGAGCGTGCACGCACCGACCGCAAGCGCGTGGTGTACGCCGAAGGCGAGGAAGAAACCGTACTGCGCGCCGTGCAAACGGTGATCGATGAAAAGCTCGCTTACCCGATCCTGATCGGCCGTCCGGACGTGATCGAGACGCGAATCCAGCGTATGGGCCTGCGCATGCGCGCAGGTGTCGATTTCGAACTGACCAACATCAACGACGATCCGCGCTTTAACGAATATTGGCAGCATTATCACGCGCTGACCGAGCGCCGCGGGGTCTCGCCGGCGGCGGCGAAAAATCTGCTGCGTTCACGTCCCACCCTGATCGCGGCGATCATGGTGGAGCGCGGCGAGGCCGATGCAATGATTTCCGGTCTGGTCGGTCGTTACCACAAGAAACTGGGTTACATCCGTAGCGTGTTCGGCCTGGATCCGGGTGTGTCGTGCACATCGGCGATGAGCGGCGTGATCAACGACAAGGGCACCTGGTTCTTCCTGGATACTCATGTGCAGTGCGACCCCAGCGCCGAGCAGATTGCCGAGGCCACGCTGCAGGCGACGTATCGCCTCAAGCTGTTCGGTATCGAGCCCAAGGTGGCTTTGTTGTCGCATTCCAACTATGGCAGCCACGAGAATGCCAGCGCAGCCAAGATGCGTGAGGTCTACAAGATCCTCAAGGCACGTGCGCCAAAGCTAGAGGTTGATGGTGAAATGCAGGCCGATACAGCGTGGGACGAAGCGTTGCGTCAGCGCATCTTCCCGAACACCACACTGAGTGGCCGCGCCAATCTGTACGTGATGCCCAATCTCGACGCCGCCAACATTGCCTACAACCTCGTGCGCGTGATGACCGATGGTGTGGCGATTGGGCCAATCCTGATGGGCGTGGACAAGCCTGCACACATTCTCACGCCGTCGTCCACGGTGCGGCGCGTAGTGAATATGACCGCCATTGCAGCCGTTGATGCGCAAATCCGCGGACAGCTCGAAAAGGATTAA
- a CDS encoding aromatic ring-hydroxylating oxygenase subunit alpha: MASKAEVGAYLRQGLRDLWYPVVASWEVSSAPLGITRLGENIVLWRDAQGQVHALEDRCPHRGARLSMGWNLGDRVACWYHGVEVGTDGVVKDVPAVNTCPLVGAKCIRSYPVQERHGAVFLYFAASEQSEATELTLPAELEDTEQYSHFLCTAAWKCGYEYAIDNVMDPMHGAYLHAASHSMADGDRSAEMQIVPTNHGFLFEKTGQRGVNFDWVEFGHSGTFWLRLSIPYRQQFGPGGPFWIVGLVVPVDEHHCRVFFWRIRKVQGWQRDTWRFMYRNRLEKLHWEVLEQDRLILEGMAADARDHEFLYAHDAGLTRVRRIMQKMAQAQLEQRAKALAEKEGTPA; encoded by the coding sequence ATGGCTAGCAAGGCGGAAGTCGGTGCTTATCTGCGCCAGGGGTTGCGCGATCTTTGGTACCCGGTCGTGGCGAGCTGGGAAGTTTCAAGCGCGCCGCTTGGCATCACCCGGCTGGGTGAAAACATCGTGCTTTGGCGTGACGCTCAAGGTCAGGTGCATGCACTGGAGGATCGCTGCCCGCATCGCGGCGCGCGTCTTTCGATGGGATGGAATCTCGGTGATCGCGTGGCCTGCTGGTATCACGGTGTGGAAGTCGGCACCGATGGCGTGGTCAAGGATGTACCGGCCGTCAACACCTGCCCATTGGTGGGTGCCAAATGTATACGCTCGTATCCAGTACAGGAGCGTCACGGAGCGGTGTTTCTCTATTTCGCGGCCAGCGAGCAATCGGAGGCGACGGAACTGACCCTGCCGGCCGAACTCGAGGATACCGAGCAATACAGCCACTTCCTTTGCACAGCAGCCTGGAAATGTGGTTACGAATACGCCATCGACAACGTCATGGACCCCATGCACGGCGCGTACCTGCATGCGGCGTCGCACTCGATGGCCGATGGCGATCGCAGCGCGGAAATGCAGATTGTGCCAACCAATCATGGCTTCCTGTTCGAAAAGACCGGGCAGCGCGGCGTCAACTTCGATTGGGTGGAGTTTGGCCACAGCGGTACGTTCTGGTTGCGCTTGTCCATTCCCTACCGCCAGCAGTTCGGGCCGGGTGGTCCGTTCTGGATCGTAGGCTTGGTCGTACCAGTCGATGAGCATCATTGCCGCGTGTTCTTCTGGCGCATCCGCAAAGTGCAGGGATGGCAGCGTGATACGTGGCGCTTCATGTACCGCAATCGCTTGGAAAAGCTGCACTGGGAGGTGCTTGAGCAGGATCGCTTGATCCTCGAAGGCATGGCAGCCGATGCGCGCGATCATGAATTCCTCTATGCACACGATGCTGGTCTTACGCGCGTGCGCCGAATCATGCAGAAGATGGCTCAGGCTCAGCTCGAACAGCGGGCAAAGGCCCTGGCTGAAAAGGAGGGCACGCCGGCATGA